The Xanthomonas sp. DAR 34887 genome has a segment encoding these proteins:
- a CDS encoding nucleotidyltransferase family protein translates to MSHAHAALILGAGASRRLGHAKQALTRDGESLLRRTARLALASSPARCVAVLGAQAEALRPLLDGLPVEIVINREWPTGMGGSLTCLRAALQGDASITHSLVLGCDQPALEAAHLQDLLAAARRAASGCAVSAYAGVRGMPAVVAQAYWQALPLSGDQGLRGMYEAMAPESLGCIVAPALALDLDTPQDVQAAVERGWLDP, encoded by the coding sequence ATGAGCCACGCGCATGCCGCGCTGATTCTCGGCGCCGGTGCCAGCCGCCGCCTCGGCCATGCCAAGCAGGCGCTGACCCGCGACGGCGAGTCCTTGCTGCGGCGCACGGCGCGGCTGGCGCTGGCCTCGTCGCCAGCCCGCTGCGTGGCGGTGCTGGGTGCGCAGGCCGAGGCGCTGCGCCCGCTGCTGGACGGCCTGCCGGTGGAGATCGTGATCAATCGCGAGTGGCCGACCGGCATGGGCGGCAGCCTGACCTGCCTGCGCGCGGCGCTGCAGGGCGACGCATCGATCACCCACAGCCTGGTGCTCGGCTGCGATCAGCCGGCGCTGGAGGCGGCGCACCTGCAGGACCTGCTGGCCGCGGCGCGGCGTGCCGCCTCCGGCTGCGCGGTCAGCGCCTACGCCGGCGTGCGCGGCATGCCGGCGGTGGTGGCGCAGGCGTACTGGCAGGCGTTGCCGTTGAGCGGCGACCAGGGCCTGCGCGGAATGTACGAGGCGATGGCGCCGGAGAGTCTGGGGTGCATCGTCGCCCCGGCGCTGGCGCTGGACCTGGATACGCCGCAGGACGTGCAGGCCGCGGTGGAACGCGGGTGGTTGGATCCGTAG
- a CDS encoding winged helix-turn-helix domain-containing protein — protein sequence MPNTRTAVSMPIAAARARALWLDAQRLTTPAPFGAGAEAVRQATAHLGYVQIDTIHVIERSHHHVLYSRIPAYRKQDLEQAQAQDKSVFEYWTHALAYVPIADYRMYVAQMARYRAQADAAGKIDPADYARLLRRIRNDGPLSIRDIDDDVLVEKTHPWGSRKPSRAALRYGFFSGDLVVSQRSGMLKTYELAARHFGWSRRPRPVSDAQYARYLLQRALRAQGLVSVDSICYGNAGAKPAVRALIAAAVAARRLRPVHLQGQEQVALWAEPALLEHAPPLPDDSLAHLLSPFDPVLIQRKRLQQFFGYEHRFEAYVPAPQRVLGYFALPVLVGDRIVAALDLKMDRQAGRLLIQKWTWLVAQRPALKRAIDAALQRFEQFHLQ from the coding sequence ATGCCCAACACCCGCACCGCCGTCTCTATGCCGATCGCCGCCGCGCGTGCGCGCGCGCTGTGGCTGGATGCGCAGCGGCTGACCACGCCGGCGCCGTTCGGCGCGGGGGCCGAGGCGGTGCGGCAGGCCACCGCGCACCTGGGTTACGTGCAGATCGACACCATCCACGTGATCGAGCGCAGCCACCACCATGTGCTGTACAGCCGCATTCCCGCCTATCGCAAGCAGGACCTCGAACAGGCGCAGGCACAGGACAAGTCGGTATTCGAATACTGGACGCATGCGCTGGCCTATGTGCCGATCGCCGACTACCGCATGTACGTGGCGCAGATGGCCCGTTACCGCGCCCAGGCGGATGCGGCCGGCAAGATCGATCCGGCCGATTACGCCAGGCTGCTGCGGCGCATCCGCAACGACGGGCCGTTGTCGATCCGCGATATCGACGACGACGTGCTGGTCGAGAAGACCCATCCATGGGGCAGCCGCAAGCCGTCGCGCGCGGCGTTGCGCTACGGCTTCTTCAGCGGCGACCTGGTGGTCAGCCAGCGCAGCGGCATGCTCAAGACCTACGAGCTGGCCGCGCGCCATTTCGGCTGGAGCCGGCGGCCGCGCCCGGTCAGCGATGCGCAGTACGCGCGCTATCTGCTGCAGCGCGCGCTGCGTGCGCAGGGCCTGGTGAGCGTGGATTCGATCTGCTACGGCAATGCCGGCGCCAAACCTGCGGTGCGCGCCTTGATCGCCGCCGCGGTCGCCGCCAGGCGCCTGCGGCCGGTGCATCTGCAGGGCCAGGAGCAGGTCGCGCTGTGGGCCGAACCGGCGCTGCTGGAGCACGCGCCGCCGCTGCCGGACGATTCCCTCGCGCACCTGCTGTCGCCGTTCGATCCGGTGCTGATCCAGCGCAAGCGCCTGCAGCAGTTCTTCGGCTACGAACATCGTTTCGAGGCCTACGTGCCGGCGCCACAGCGGGTGCTCGGCTACTTCGCGCTGCCGGTGCTGGTCGGCGACCGCATCGTCGCCGCACTGGATCTGAAGATGGATCGCCAGGCGGGCAGGTTGTTGATCCAGAAATGGACCTGGCTGGTCGCGCAACGGCCGGCGTTGAAGAGGGCGATCGACGCGGCGCTGCAGCGCTTCGAACAATTTCATCTGCAGTAG
- a CDS encoding alpha/beta fold hydrolase has product MPSITTQDGTEIFYKDWGTGQPIVFHHGWPLSADDWDAQMLFFVAQGYRVIAHDRRGHGRSTQTATGNDMDTYAADVAALVKHLDLKNAIHVGHSTGGGEVARYVAKHGAGRVAKAVLIGAVPPIMLKTENNPGGLPMDVFDGFRTQLAANRAQFYKEVPVPFYGYNRDGAKVSQGAMDNWWRQGMMGGAKAHYDCIKAFSETDFTEDLKQLDVPVMIMHGDDDQIVPIADSALLSAKLVKHATLKVYKGYPHGMCTTQPEQINQDLLAFFKA; this is encoded by the coding sequence ATGCCCAGCATCACCACGCAAGACGGTACCGAAATCTTCTACAAGGACTGGGGCACCGGCCAACCCATCGTGTTCCATCACGGCTGGCCGCTCAGCGCCGACGACTGGGACGCGCAGATGCTGTTCTTCGTCGCCCAAGGCTACCGCGTCATCGCGCACGACCGCCGCGGCCATGGCCGTTCCACGCAGACCGCCACCGGCAACGACATGGACACCTACGCCGCCGACGTGGCCGCGCTGGTCAAGCACCTGGACCTGAAGAATGCCATCCACGTCGGCCATTCCACCGGCGGCGGCGAAGTGGCGCGCTATGTCGCCAAGCACGGCGCCGGCCGCGTGGCCAAGGCGGTGCTGATCGGCGCGGTGCCGCCGATCATGCTCAAGACCGAGAACAACCCCGGCGGCCTGCCGATGGACGTGTTCGACGGCTTCCGTACCCAGCTGGCCGCCAACCGCGCGCAGTTCTACAAAGAGGTGCCGGTGCCGTTCTACGGCTACAACCGCGACGGCGCCAAGGTCTCGCAGGGGGCAATGGACAACTGGTGGCGGCAGGGCATGATGGGCGGCGCCAAGGCCCACTACGACTGCATCAAGGCGTTCTCGGAAACCGACTTCACCGAGGACCTGAAGCAGCTCGACGTGCCGGTGATGATCATGCACGGCGACGACGACCAGATCGTGCCGATCGCCGACTCGGCGCTGCTGTCGGCCAAGCTGGTCAAGCACGCCACGCTGAAGGTCTACAAGGGCTACCCGCACGGCATGTGCACCACCCAGCCGGAACAGATCAACCAGGATCTGCTGGCCTTCTTCAAGGCCTGA
- a CDS encoding MarR family winged helix-turn-helix transcriptional regulator, with translation MDDTAPCRCTCFLLRRAARRTSQVYDRELSAVGLSLNEYSILRRAGTAQQLGALAERLGMDRSTLSRNLKPMQAAGWIEQRRGDDARQKLVVVSAAGRRLLKRALPHWQRAQARIDALAGDAAIDALHRQLRQLERALCAEREDAAA, from the coding sequence ATGGACGACACCGCACCCTGCCGCTGCACCTGCTTCCTGCTGCGCCGCGCTGCGCGGCGTACCTCGCAGGTCTACGACCGCGAACTGAGCGCGGTGGGGCTGAGCCTGAACGAGTATTCGATCCTGCGCCGCGCCGGTACCGCGCAGCAGCTGGGCGCGCTGGCCGAGCGCCTGGGCATGGACCGCAGCACGCTGTCGCGCAATCTCAAGCCGATGCAGGCGGCCGGCTGGATCGAGCAACGCCGCGGCGACGATGCGCGGCAGAAGCTGGTGGTGGTCAGCGCCGCTGGCCGGCGCCTGCTCAAACGCGCGCTGCCGCATTGGCAACGCGCGCAGGCGCGCATCGACGCGTTGGCCGGCGATGCGGCCATCGATGCCCTGCACCGCCAGCTGCGGCAGCTGGAACGCGCGCTGTGCGCCGAGCGCGAGGACGCCGCCGCATGA
- a CDS encoding xanthine dehydrogenase family protein molybdopterin-binding subunit, which yields MNYIGKEMRRVDGYAKVTGKARYAAEFQIPHLTHGYILTSTIAKGRIVRIDTRAAEAAPGVIKVLTHLNSVKPVSDEVKKKGEDLSFRALVDDRIHFSAQPIAVVVASTFEQARHASRLIQVDYAAETAHTDFDALLGQAHDPTPEESPKPRGNPAAAFAAAQVQVEAAYTMPIEHHNPMEPHGGIGYWIGDTLTVVNKSQNVHQDREQLAGYFGIPIEQVNVVSLFVGGAFGSCLRPNYYTFLLGAVSKAVGRPVKIVYTRRQMFSGHGYRPYYRVELGLGADAAGKLQAIRYRHVLNTSRIEAFNEAFFRNARSLYACPNVEDRFEVVETDLPTPQAMRAPGTISQMFGIECAMDELAYALKMDPLQLRLANYAETDPETGKPFSSKALRECYSLAAETFGWSKRTPEPRSMRDGRLLVGWGMATGTWAAMQMPALARVVLKADGSARVGSATADIGPGTYTVMTLIAAEYLGLDAKRVQFELGDTRLPKAPSQGGSWTTASVGSAIHGAAREIRDKLLELARQDGQAAFAGLDVDKVELADGRLQPTGKPEAGLEVAKLMRQHGLQELDVVHESKPSAERKKYATAAHGAQFIEVKVDPDTGMVQVTRVIEATACGKIMNPLTSHSQEIGGVVMGIGMALSEGTEVDHRYGRMLNASLADYHVPVNADVHVIETMFVEENDTIVNPLGVKGMGELGMVGIPAAIANAVFHATGKRIRELPITPDKLIG from the coding sequence ATGAACTACATCGGCAAGGAAATGCGCCGCGTCGACGGTTACGCCAAGGTCACCGGCAAGGCGCGCTATGCGGCGGAATTCCAGATCCCGCACTTGACCCACGGCTACATCCTTACCAGCACCATCGCCAAGGGCCGCATCGTGCGCATCGACACCCGCGCCGCCGAGGCCGCGCCGGGAGTGATCAAGGTGCTGACCCATCTGAATTCGGTCAAGCCGGTCTCCGACGAGGTCAAGAAGAAAGGCGAAGACCTGTCGTTCCGCGCCTTGGTCGACGACCGCATCCATTTCAGCGCGCAACCGATCGCGGTGGTGGTCGCCAGCACCTTCGAGCAGGCGCGGCATGCGTCGCGGCTGATCCAGGTGGACTACGCCGCCGAGACCGCGCACACCGATTTCGACGCATTGCTCGGCCAGGCGCACGACCCGACCCCGGAGGAATCGCCGAAGCCGCGCGGCAACCCGGCCGCCGCGTTCGCCGCGGCACAGGTGCAGGTGGAAGCCGCGTACACGATGCCGATCGAGCACCACAACCCGATGGAACCGCACGGCGGCATCGGCTACTGGATCGGCGACACGCTGACCGTGGTCAACAAGAGCCAGAACGTGCACCAGGACCGCGAGCAGCTGGCCGGTTACTTCGGCATTCCGATCGAGCAGGTCAACGTGGTGTCGCTGTTCGTCGGCGGCGCGTTCGGCTCGTGCCTGCGCCCCAACTACTACACCTTCCTGCTCGGCGCGGTATCCAAGGCGGTCGGCCGCCCGGTCAAGATCGTCTACACCCGCCGACAGATGTTCAGCGGCCACGGCTACCGTCCCTACTATCGGGTAGAACTGGGCCTGGGCGCCGACGCCGCCGGCAAGCTGCAGGCGATCCGCTACCGGCACGTGCTCAATACCTCGCGCATCGAGGCGTTCAACGAGGCGTTCTTCCGCAACGCGCGCTCGCTGTACGCCTGCCCCAACGTCGAGGACCGCTTCGAGGTGGTGGAGACCGACCTGCCGACACCGCAGGCGATGCGCGCGCCCGGCACCATCAGCCAGATGTTCGGCATCGAGTGCGCGATGGACGAGCTGGCCTATGCGCTGAAGATGGACCCGCTGCAATTGCGCCTGGCCAACTACGCCGAAACCGATCCGGAAACCGGCAAGCCGTTCTCCAGCAAGGCGCTGCGCGAATGCTATTCGCTCGCTGCCGAGACCTTCGGCTGGAGCAAGCGCACGCCCGAGCCGCGCTCGATGCGCGACGGCCGCCTGCTGGTCGGCTGGGGCATGGCCACCGGCACCTGGGCGGCGATGCAGATGCCGGCGCTGGCGCGGGTGGTGTTGAAGGCCGACGGCAGCGCCAGGGTCGGCAGCGCCACCGCCGACATCGGCCCCGGCACCTACACAGTGATGACCCTGATCGCCGCCGAATACCTGGGGCTGGACGCCAAGCGCGTGCAGTTCGAACTCGGCGACACGCGCCTGCCGAAGGCGCCGTCGCAGGGCGGCTCGTGGACCACCGCCAGCGTCGGCAGCGCGATCCACGGCGCCGCGCGCGAGATCCGCGACAAGCTGCTGGAGCTGGCCAGGCAGGACGGGCAAGCCGCGTTCGCCGGGCTGGACGTGGACAAGGTGGAGCTGGCCGACGGCCGCCTGCAGCCGACCGGCAAGCCCGAAGCCGGCCTGGAGGTGGCCAAGCTGATGCGCCAGCACGGTCTGCAGGAACTGGACGTGGTGCACGAATCCAAGCCCTCGGCCGAGCGCAAGAAGTACGCCACCGCCGCGCACGGCGCGCAGTTCATCGAGGTCAAGGTCGATCCGGACACCGGCATGGTGCAGGTGACCCGGGTCATCGAGGCCACCGCCTGCGGCAAGATCATGAATCCGCTGACCTCGCACAGCCAGGAGATCGGCGGCGTGGTGATGGGCATCGGCATGGCGCTCAGCGAAGGCACCGAGGTGGATCATCGCTACGGACGCATGCTCAACGCCTCGCTGGCCGACTACCACGTGCCGGTCAATGCCGACGTGCACGTGATCGAGACCATGTTCGTCGAGGAGAACGACACCATCGTCAATCCGCTCGGGGTCAAGGGCATGGGCGAGCTGGGCATGGTCGGCATTCCCGCCGCGATCGCCAACGCCGTGTTCCACGCCACCGGCAAGCGCATCCGCGAACTGCCGATCACCCCGGACAAGCTGATCGGCTGA
- a CDS encoding XdhC family protein: MSAARHCIHDAIVACRQRVPAVLAVVMATEGSTYARAGAMALFGADGAQQGWLSGGCLEPEIARCAAAAAAAGELAWMDIDTRDDEDLLSGSAVGCRGRLHLALLPLHALPGFERLAQAWLQRRGALRLALDADGGIVAAVAGEALQWRLRCQAWAGASACGGQVQLPPPPRVSVFGAGPESAVLLPLLRQLGWMTTLVEQRPRWAAQAMLADQALACTPTRALEECADSDAALVMHHHFELDREALAALAASPIPFLGLLGPARRREDLFRLLRPQQHAQLLPRLHSPIGLRLGGSGAEAIALSIAAQLQGIRGVQHAGASAEPTPCNVTRLHAGDGASAAPVPLHADSGAREAVR; the protein is encoded by the coding sequence ATGTCCGCAGCCAGACACTGTATCCACGATGCCATCGTCGCCTGCCGGCAGCGCGTGCCCGCGGTGCTGGCGGTGGTGATGGCCACCGAAGGCTCCACCTACGCGCGTGCCGGCGCGATGGCGCTGTTCGGCGCCGACGGCGCGCAGCAGGGCTGGCTCAGCGGCGGTTGCCTGGAGCCGGAGATCGCGCGGTGCGCGGCGGCCGCGGCAGCGGCGGGCGAACTGGCCTGGATGGATATCGACACGCGCGACGACGAGGACCTGCTGTCCGGTTCGGCGGTGGGCTGCCGTGGCCGCCTGCATCTGGCCTTGCTGCCGTTGCATGCCTTGCCCGGGTTCGAGCGCCTGGCGCAAGCGTGGCTGCAGCGGCGCGGTGCGTTGCGCCTGGCGCTGGACGCCGACGGCGGAATCGTCGCGGCGGTGGCCGGCGAGGCCCTGCAGTGGCGCTTGCGCTGCCAGGCCTGGGCTGGCGCGTCGGCGTGCGGCGGCCAGGTACAGCTGCCGCCGCCGCCGCGGGTCAGCGTGTTCGGCGCCGGCCCGGAAAGCGCCGTGCTGCTGCCGCTGCTGCGGCAACTGGGCTGGATGACCACGCTGGTGGAACAGCGCCCGCGCTGGGCGGCGCAGGCGATGCTGGCCGACCAGGCCTTGGCATGCACCCCGACCCGTGCGCTGGAGGAGTGCGCCGACAGCGACGCGGCCCTGGTGATGCACCATCATTTCGAACTGGACCGCGAGGCGCTGGCGGCGCTGGCGGCGAGCCCGATCCCGTTCCTGGGCCTGCTGGGCCCCGCGCGCCGGCGCGAGGACCTGTTCCGGCTGTTGCGTCCGCAGCAGCACGCGCAACTGTTGCCGCGACTGCATTCGCCGATCGGGCTGCGCCTCGGCGGCAGCGGTGCGGAGGCCATCGCGCTGAGCATCGCCGCGCAGTTGCAGGGCATCCGTGGCGTGCAGCACGCCGGCGCCAGCGCGGAGCCGACCCCTTGCAACGTGACCCGTTTGCACGCCGGCGACGGCGCATCGGCCGCACCCGTGCCATTGCACGCCGACAGCGGCGCGCGGGAGGCGGTGCGATGA
- a CDS encoding 2Fe-2S iron-sulfur cluster-binding protein, protein MQHDPHPSQLTPGAAEPPHDAGLSDDEAALARRLGISGLSRREFLTLLSAAGLSSAGGQIVFSDAAFAAPAASAAPPHNAMPVVLQVNGQRHALQLDPRTTLLDALREHLALTGTKKGCDHGQCGACTVIVDGERRLSCLTLAAQAEDAQITTIEGLADGERLHPMQAAFVQHDGFQCGYCTPGQICSAVALLNEIKRGDASHVSADVSQPVTELSDAEVRERMSGNICRCGAYPKIVAAIQDVHSGGAPRALTWRYVDQSELTALKLAKEVADDAV, encoded by the coding sequence ATGCAGCACGATCCCCACCCTTCCCAGCTCACGCCCGGCGCCGCCGAGCCCCCGCACGATGCCGGGCTGAGCGACGACGAGGCCGCACTCGCGCGCCGGCTCGGGATCAGCGGCCTGTCGCGGCGCGAATTCCTCACCCTGCTGTCGGCCGCCGGCCTGAGCAGCGCCGGCGGGCAGATCGTGTTCAGCGACGCCGCCTTCGCCGCACCGGCCGCAAGCGCGGCGCCGCCGCACAATGCGATGCCGGTGGTACTGCAGGTCAACGGCCAGCGCCACGCCCTGCAGCTGGACCCGCGCACCACCTTGCTGGACGCGCTGCGCGAACACCTGGCGCTGACCGGCACCAAGAAGGGCTGCGACCACGGCCAGTGCGGCGCCTGCACGGTGATCGTGGACGGCGAGCGGCGCCTGTCGTGCCTGACCCTGGCCGCGCAGGCCGAAGATGCGCAGATCACCACCATCGAAGGCCTGGCCGACGGCGAACGGCTGCATCCGATGCAGGCCGCGTTCGTGCAGCACGACGGTTTCCAGTGCGGCTACTGCACGCCCGGGCAGATCTGCTCGGCGGTGGCCCTGCTCAACGAGATCAAGCGCGGCGACGCCAGCCATGTCAGCGCCGACGTCAGCCAGCCGGTCACCGAGCTCAGCGACGCTGAGGTGCGCGAACGCATGAGCGGCAACATCTGCCGCTGCGGCGCCTATCCGAAGATCGTGGCCGCGATCCAGGACGTGCACAGCGGCGGCGCGCCGCGCGCGCTGACCTGGCGCTACGTCGATCAGTCCGAACTGACCGCGCTGAAGCTGGCGAAGGAGGTGGCCGATGACGCCGTTTGA
- a CDS encoding MFS transporter, whose translation MSVAAPHAQAGRQWGLLIIASATLMLTMGARQTTGLFVEPIHRSSGVGIAAISFALAVGQFVWGAVQPVFGAIADQRGPLPVLWLGGMMLALGLGLAPWLPSEWGLIVSLGMLAAAGAGAGSFSVLIGATAHRIAPERRSFAAGLINAGGSLGQFLFAPLVQWMIGAAGWAMAMTGMAALSLLTLPLAWPLRRKGSAPLPTAAAADGGLRAQLRSALRDRSYWCLHLGFFTCGVHIAFLVTHLPGEIALCGLAPSVSAIAIALIGLCNVAGSLIAGKLGERVRMKWLLLAMYASRAVLIALYLVAPPTPLTFYLFAAALGFTWLATVPPTAGLIGKLFGPRYLGTLFGLTLLSHQIGGFFGAWLGGVALERLGNYQWMWYADMALAAAAALVNLPIREQRPLAAARPA comes from the coding sequence ATGAGCGTCGCGGCGCCGCACGCGCAGGCCGGCCGTCAGTGGGGCCTGCTGATCATCGCCTCGGCGACGCTGATGCTGACCATGGGCGCGCGCCAGACCACCGGCCTGTTCGTCGAACCGATCCACCGCAGCAGCGGCGTCGGCATCGCCGCGATCAGTTTCGCGCTGGCGGTCGGCCAGTTCGTATGGGGCGCGGTGCAGCCTGTCTTCGGCGCGATCGCCGACCAGCGCGGCCCGCTGCCGGTGCTGTGGCTGGGCGGGATGATGCTGGCGCTGGGCCTGGGCCTGGCGCCCTGGCTGCCGAGCGAATGGGGCCTGATCGTCAGCCTGGGCATGCTTGCCGCGGCGGGCGCCGGTGCCGGCAGCTTCTCGGTGCTGATCGGCGCCACCGCGCATCGCATCGCGCCGGAGCGGCGCTCGTTCGCCGCCGGGCTGATCAACGCCGGCGGCTCGCTCGGCCAGTTCCTGTTCGCGCCGCTGGTGCAATGGATGATCGGCGCTGCCGGCTGGGCGATGGCCATGACCGGCATGGCTGCGCTGTCGCTGCTGACCCTGCCGCTGGCCTGGCCGCTGCGCCGCAAAGGCAGCGCGCCGTTGCCGACCGCGGCGGCCGCGGACGGCGGCTTGCGCGCGCAGCTGCGCAGCGCCCTGCGCGACCGCAGCTACTGGTGCCTGCACCTGGGCTTTTTCACCTGCGGCGTGCACATCGCGTTCCTGGTGACCCATCTGCCCGGGGAAATCGCGTTGTGCGGGCTCGCGCCCAGCGTGTCGGCCATCGCCATCGCGCTGATCGGCCTGTGCAACGTCGCCGGCAGCCTGATCGCCGGCAAGCTCGGCGAGCGCGTGCGCATGAAGTGGCTGCTGCTGGCGATGTACGCCAGCCGCGCGGTGCTGATCGCCCTGTACCTGGTCGCGCCGCCGACGCCGCTGACCTTCTACCTGTTCGCCGCCGCGCTCGGGTTCACCTGGTTGGCGACGGTTCCGCCCACTGCCGGCCTGATCGGCAAACTGTTCGGGCCGCGCTATCTGGGAACGCTGTTCGGGCTGACCCTGCTGTCGCACCAGATCGGCGGCTTCTTCGGCGCCTGGCTCGGCGGCGTGGCACTGGAGCGCCTCGGCAACTACCAGTGGATGTGGTACGCCGACATGGCCCTGGCCGCGGCCGCGGCGCTGGTCAACCTGCCGATCCGCGAACAGCGTCCGCTCGCGGCCGCACGCCCCGCCTAG
- a CDS encoding FAD binding domain-containing protein — protein sequence MTPFDYQRASSPEDAVRRVAANPNARFLGGGTNLLDLMKEGVTGADAIVDLTRLKGLAEIAETADGGLRLGALANNTHTANHPLVRQRYPLLSQAILAGATMQLRNMATNGGNLLQRTRCGYFYDTALPCNKRNPGSGCGAREGLNRTHAIFGHSAHCVAVHPSDMCVALAALDATVQVRTPAGSHREIPFADFHLLPEARADLDNQLAHGELIESITLPAQRFAAHSHYLKVRDRASYAFALISVAAALALEPDGRIREARIAMGGVAHKPWRAHAAERALVGQRVGEAAFAAAAQAEMAAARPLAHNAYKVPMGTHAMIRALHRASGSDAA from the coding sequence ATGACGCCGTTTGATTACCAGCGCGCCAGTTCGCCGGAAGACGCGGTGCGCCGCGTCGCCGCCAACCCGAATGCGCGCTTCCTGGGCGGCGGCACCAACCTGCTCGACCTGATGAAGGAAGGGGTGACCGGCGCCGATGCGATCGTCGATCTGACCCGGCTCAAGGGCCTGGCCGAGATCGCCGAAACCGCCGACGGCGGCCTGCGCCTGGGCGCGCTGGCCAACAATACCCACACCGCCAACCATCCGCTGGTGCGCCAGCGCTATCCGCTGCTGAGCCAGGCGATCCTGGCCGGGGCGACGATGCAGTTGCGCAACATGGCGACCAACGGCGGCAACCTGCTGCAGCGCACACGGTGCGGCTATTTCTACGACACCGCCCTGCCCTGCAACAAGCGCAACCCCGGCAGCGGCTGCGGCGCGCGCGAGGGACTCAACCGCACCCACGCGATCTTCGGCCACAGCGCGCACTGCGTGGCGGTGCATCCGTCGGACATGTGCGTGGCCCTGGCCGCGCTGGATGCCACGGTGCAGGTACGCACGCCGGCCGGCAGCCATCGCGAGATTCCCTTCGCCGACTTCCACCTGCTGCCCGAGGCCCGCGCCGACCTGGACAACCAGCTGGCGCACGGCGAGCTGATCGAGTCGATCACCCTGCCGGCGCAACGCTTCGCCGCGCACAGCCACTACCTGAAGGTGCGCGATCGCGCCAGCTACGCGTTCGCGCTGATCTCGGTGGCCGCGGCGCTGGCGCTGGAACCGGACGGGCGCATCCGCGAGGCGCGCATCGCGATGGGCGGCGTGGCGCACAAGCCATGGCGCGCGCACGCCGCCGAACGCGCGCTGGTCGGGCAACGCGTCGGCGAAGCCGCCTTCGCCGCCGCCGCGCAGGCGGAGATGGCCGCCGCGCGCCCGCTGGCGCACAACGCCTACAAGGTGCCGATGGGCACGCACGCGATGATCCGCGCCCTGCACCGCGCCAGCGGCAGCGACGCCGCGTGA